The sequence below is a genomic window from Myxococcota bacterium.
TCCACACGGGCCTGCGCCTGTTCCACCACTGATGCGGATCCGCGCGTTCGCGGACTCGGACGAAGAACGGGTGGTGGCACTCTGGCTACACTGCGGGCTGGTGCGGCCCTGGAACGACCCGCGCAAGGACATCGCGCGCAAGAAGCGCGTGCAGCGGGAGCTGTTTCTCGTGGCCGAGGAGGGCGGCGAGATCGTGGGCTCGGTCATGGCCGGCTACGACGGTCACCGCGGCTGGGTGAACTATCTCGCGGTGCACGAGTCATTGCGGCGGGGCGGGCTGGGGCGCGCGCTGATGGCCGAGGTGGAGACGCGGCTGCGCGCGTCGGGCTGCCCGAAGCTCAATCTGCAGGTCCGGAACGACAACGCTGCGGCGCTGGGCTTCTACGAGCGGCTCGGCTTCCAACGCGACGAGGCCGTGAGTCTGGGCAAGAGACTCGAGAGCGACGAGCGCTGATGCCGGTCCGGCTCGAGCGACCGGCCGAGCACCCGCACGTGGCGCTGGTCACCTTGGACCGGCCGGAGCGCGCCAACGCACTCGATCCAGCCATGCTCTCGCAGCTCGCCGGCGCGTGGCGCGAGATCGCGGCCGACTCCGAGCTGCGCTGCGCGCTGGTGACCGGCGCGGGCGAGCGCGTGTTCTGCTCGGGCATGGACATGCGCGCGACCATCCCGGTCGCGCAGGCGTTGGCGCGCGGCGAGAAGATCGCGCCGGCGGACTTCGAGGGCCTGCGCTCGGTGTCGACCGCGCTGCTCGCGGGCTTCGACCTCGGCGTGCCGCTGGTCGCGGCCGTGAACGGTCACGCGCGCGCCGGCGGCTTCGACCTCCTGCTGGCGTGCGAGATCCGGGTCGCGGTACCCGAGGCCACGTTCGCGCTGGAGGAGGTCGCTCTCGGGCTGTACCCGACCGGGAACGCCACGGTGCTCCTGCCGCGCCAGATCGGCTGGGCGCACGCGCACGAGCTCTTGCTCGGGGCAAAGCCGATCTCGGCCGCGCGCGCCGCGGAGATCGGCTTCCTGAACCGCGTGACTCCCCGCGAGTCACTGCTCGACACGGCCTTCGAGCTGGCCGATGCGATCGCCGCGAACGCGCCGCTGGCCGTGCGCGCCACGCGCCGCGGCGTGCGCGAGCTCCTGGCCCTGCCGCTCGACCAGGCCTATCGCCGCCAGGAAGAGCTGGGCCGGCCGCTGCGCGCCACCGAAGACGCGCGCGAGGCGCAGCGCGCGTTCGTCGAGAAGCGCAAGCCCGCCTGGAAGGGGCGCTGAGTCGTTCGTTGGCGGCCGGCGACCGCGAGCGCTGGGACGCGAAGCACCGCGCGGGCAGCCACGACGCGGACCCGCCGGATTGGCTCGACGCGTTCGACGCTGTGCTGCCGCGGCAGGGCCGTGCACTCGACGTCGCCGCGGGCACCGGCCGCGTGGCGCGCGCGTGGGCCGCGCGCGGGCTCGAGTCACTCGCGGTCGACGTGTCGCCCGAGGGGTTGCGCCGGGCGC
It includes:
- a CDS encoding GNAT family acetyltransferase, with translation MRIRAFADSDEERVVALWLHCGLVRPWNDPRKDIARKKRVQRELFLVAEEGGEIVGSVMAGYDGHRGWVNYLAVHESLRRGGLGRALMAEVETRLRASGCPKLNLQVRNDNAAALGFYERLGFQRDEAVSLGKRLESDER
- a CDS encoding enoyl-CoA hydratase-related protein encodes the protein MPVRLERPAEHPHVALVTLDRPERANALDPAMLSQLAGAWREIAADSELRCALVTGAGERVFCSGMDMRATIPVAQALARGEKIAPADFEGLRSVSTALLAGFDLGVPLVAAVNGHARAGGFDLLLACEIRVAVPEATFALEEVALGLYPTGNATVLLPRQIGWAHAHELLLGAKPISAARAAEIGFLNRVTPRESLLDTAFELADAIAANAPLAVRATRRGVRELLALPLDQAYRRQEELGRPLRATEDAREAQRAFVEKRKPAWKGR